The following proteins are encoded in a genomic region of Phragmites australis chromosome 9, lpPhrAust1.1, whole genome shotgun sequence:
- the LOC133929477 gene encoding DNA-3-methyladenine glycosylase 1-like, with amino-acid sequence MGEQSLSQLKPQPPSPSPPAPAAASRTKKAHLSSDPSASNPPKKPRPALSLPGRPLSADGEVAAAIRHLRAADPTLAAVIDAHEPPAFHCPHRPFHSLARSILYQQLAFKAAASVYSRFLALLGGEASVVPDAVLALTPHQLRQIGVSPRKASYLHDLARKYVSGILSDASIVNMDDRSLAAMLTMVKGIGAWSVHMFMIFSLARPDVLPSADLGVRKGVQMLYRLEDVPRPSQMEKLCERWRPFRSVGAWYMWRLIESKAPQPAPAFPVGPIALPAPNGQLMLQQHQHQQQQQQQQQTGLQMIDPLQMLPGMG; translated from the coding sequence atgGGAGAGCAATCCCTCTCCCAGCTCAAGCCCCAGCCTCCCTCCCCATCGccgcccgcccccgccgccgcatcGCGTACCAAGAAGGCCCACCTCTCCTCCGACCCCTCCGCCTCCAACCCGCCCAAGAAGCCCCGCCCGGCGCTGTCGCTCCCGGGCCGCCCCCTGTCCGCCGACGGCGAGGTGGCCGCGGCCATCCGCCACCTGCGCGCGGCCGACCCCACCCTCGCCGCCGTCATCGACGCCCACGAGCCCCCGGCGTTCCACTGCCCGCACCGCCCGTTCCACTCCCTCGCCCGATCCATCCTCTACCAGCAGCTCGCCTTCaaggccgccgcctccgtctacTCCCGATTCCTCGCGCTCCTCGGCGGCGAGGCCAGCGTGGTCCCCGACGCCGTCCTCGCGCTCACCCCGCACCAGCTCCGCCAGATCGGGGTCTCCCCGCGCAAGGCGTCCTACCTCCACGACCTCGCCCGCAAGTATGTCTCCGGGATCCTGTCCGATGCCTCCATCGTCAACATGGACGATCGGTCCCTCGCCGCCATGCTCACCATGGTCAAGGGCATCGGCGCCTGGAGCGTCCACATGTTCATGATCTTTTCCCTTGCGCGCCCCGATGTGCTCCCCTCCGCCGACCTCGGTGTGCGCAAGGGCGTGCAGATGCTCTACAGACTCGAGGACGTGCCCCGGCCGTCGCAGATGGAGAAGCTGTGCGAAAGGTGGCGCCCGTTCCGCTCCGTGGGGGCATGGTACATGTGGCGGCTCATTGAGTCCAAGGCCCCGCAGCCGGCGCCGGCCTTCCCTGTCGGACCTATTGCACTCCCGGCGCCTAATGGGCAGCTTATGCTACAGCAGCATCAgcatcaacagcagcaacagcaacagcaacagaCTGGCCTCCAAATGATCGACCCCCTTCAGATGCTTCCAGGGATGGGGTGA
- the LOC133929476 gene encoding sugar transporter ERD6-like 4, protein MSFRDQESGGEDGARSSSASDLRKPLINTGSWYRMPVAGGMGSRQSSLMERLGSSAYSLRDASVSAVLCTLIVALGPIQFGFTCGYSSPTQDAIISDLGLSLSEFSLFGSLSNVGAMVGAIASGQIAEYIGRKGSLMIAAVPNIIGWLAISFAKDSSFLFMGRLLEGFGVGVISYTVPVYIAEIAPQDMRGALGAVNQLSVTIGILLAYLFGMFVPWRVLAVFGILPCSILIPGLFFVPESPRWLAKMGKTEDFEYSLQVLRGFQTDITAEVNEIKRSVASSRRRTTIRFADIKHKRYSVPLMIGIGLLVLQQLSGVNGILFYAGSIFKAAGITNSNLATFGLGVVQVVATGVTTWLTDKAGRRLLLIISTTGMTITLAVVSVSFFVKDNVTNGSHLYSVMSMLSLAGLVAFVISFSLGLGAIPWIIMSEILPVNIKSLAGSVATLANWLTAWIVTMTASLMLNWSNGGTFAFYAAVSTMTLIFVCLWVPETKGRTLEEIAFSFR, encoded by the exons ATGAGCTTCCGGGATCAGGAGAGCGGCGGGGAGGATGGGGCACGGTCGTCCTCGGCGTCGGATTTGCGGAAGCCGCTCATCAACACCGGTAGCTGGTACCGGATGCCAGTGGCGGGGGGCATGGGCTCGCGGCAATCTAGTCTGATGGAGCGGCTAGGCTCCTCCGCTTACTCGCTCCGCGACGCCTCGGTTTCCGCCGTGCTCTGCACGCTCATCGTGGCGCTCGGCCCCATCCAATTCGGCTTCACCTGTGGCTATTCTTCGCCCACCCAAGATGCCATCATCTCCGACCTCGGGCTATCCCTCTCCGAG TTCTCCTTGTTTGGGTCTTTGTCGAATGTCGGGGCCATGGTGGGCGCCATCGCCAGCGGCCAGATCGCGGAGTACATCGGCCGCAAGGGG TCTCTCATGATTGCCGCAGTTCCAAACATTATTGGGTGGCTAGCGATATCATTTGCAAAA GACTCCTCCTTTTTGTTTATGGGCCGGTTGCTTGAAGGATTTGGAGTTGGTGTAATATCCTACACA GTACCTGTTTATATAGCAGAAATTGCTCCGCAGGACATGAGGGGAGCTCTTGGTGCTGTCAATCAG CTCTCTGTAACAATTGGTATATTGCTGGCATACTTGTTTGGCATGTTTGTTCCCTGGAGAGTTCTCGCTGTTTTCG GCATATTACCTTGTTCAATCCTGATACCTGGATTATTTTTTGTCCCCGAATCTCCAAGGTGGCTG GCAAAAATGGGGAAGACAGAAGATTTTGAATATTCACTGCAAGTCCTGCGAGGATTTCAGACTGACATCACAGCAGAAGTAAATGAAATTAAG AGATCAGTAGcatcatcaaggaggaggacAACAATACGGTTCGCAGATATCAAGCATAAGAGATATAGTGTTCCTCTTATG ATAGGAATCGGTCTACTCGTACTGCAGCAACTAAGTGGTGTCAATGGTATTCTATTTTACGCTGGAAGTATCTTCAAAGCTGCTG GTATCACAAACAGTAATCTAGCAACATTTGGTTTGGGGGTTGTTCAG GTAGTTGCTACTGGAGTTACAACCTGGTTAACAGACAAAGCTGGTCGACGGCTTCTTCTCATT ATCTCTACTACAGGGATGACCATTACTCTTGCTGTTGTTTCTGTGTCATTTTTTGTGAAG GACAACGTAACTAATGGTTCTCATTTATACTCTGTAATGAGTATGCTTTCGCTGGCTGGACTTGTG GCATTTGTGATTTCATTTTCTCTTGGCTTGGGAGCCATTCCCTGGATCATAATGTCTGAG ATTCTTCCTGTTAATATTAAGAGCCTTGCTGGAAGTGTTGCAACCCTCGCAAACTGGTTGACAGCATGGATCGTTACTATGACCGCGAGCTTGATGCTGAACTGGAGCAATGGAG GAACCTTCGCATTCTATGCTGCGGTGAGTACCATGACCCTCATTTTTGTGTGCTTGTGGGTGCCGGAGACCAAGGGAAGAACCCTCGAGGAAATCGCATTTTCCTTCCGCTGA
- the LOC133927924 gene encoding GATA transcription factor 15-like: MLHRCSSGRQQSIAAAPTMASTLSLFFPLPKGQWPEAACDDNSSITTSPSSPSSSSTGSVDCTLSLGTPSSRRAAEPAKLTKHGAPQAYPSVPWGVAADAADHSSYCQGSKPATGAAKAAGHDPLFMDRRCANCGTTSTPLWRNGPRGPKSLCNACGIRFKKEERRAAATAAMESGATAGCGYSAQRARYGLSAAKASHGAVSYVEGAFPCGNGDADGDAFHAWRLNVVAPAPAPAFAVWPERTSLFHFH, encoded by the exons ATGCTTCACCGTTGCAGCAGCGGAAGGCAGCAGAGCATCGCCGCTGCCCCAACCATGGCGTCCACCTTATCCCTGTTCTTCCCGCTGCCCAAGGGCCAGTGGCCTGAGGCCGCCTGCGACGACAACAGCTCCATCaccacctccccctcctccccctcctcctcgtccaCGGGCTCGGTCGACTGCACACTCTCGCTCGGGACGCCGTCATCGCGCCGCGCCGCTGAGCCGGCGAAGCTGACCAAGCACGGCGCGCCGCAGGCGTATCCGTCCGTGCCGTGGGGCGTCGCTGCAGACGCTGCTGATCATTCCTCCTACTGCCAGGGCAGCAAGCCCGCCACCGGTGCGGCCAAGGCCGCCGGGCACGACCCGCTGTTCATGGACCGCCGCTGCGCCAACTGCGGCACCACGTCGACGCCGCTCTGGAGGAACGGCCCTCGCGGGCCCAAG TCCCTGTGCAACGCCTGCGGCATCAGGTTCAAGAAGGAGGagcggcgcgcggcggcgacggcagcgATGGAGAGCGGCGCCACCGCCGGGTGCGGCTACAGCGCGCAGCGGGCGCGGTACGGGCTGTCAGCCGCGAAGGCTTCGCACGGCGCCGTGTCGTACGTCGAGGGGGCGTTCCCGTGCGGCAACGGCGACGCGGACGGCGATGCGTTCCATGCATGGCGGCTGAACGTCGTTGCGCCGGCACCGGCGCCGGCGTTCGCGGTTTGGCCGGAGCGGACGAGCTTGTTCCACTTCCACTAG